The genomic stretch atggtatctataaaaagctaattaccactaaatgatagtgctttatgaaaatttgtCTACAGTATAACTAAACAAGCTTTAATTAAGCTTGCTAAGTTATAAATTTGCTGAATCCTTTAGACATTATGATACAAATAGCATCTAATACTAAAATCCAACTAGTTTAAGATTGAGGTATAATTAATTGATTGATTTGTTTTATTTCGCTGTTGAACAATACGAGTGATTGTGAATTCTATAGGAGTCCTAAGTACTTTGTCTATAACAAGAAAATGCAAGAGTTCAATCAAACAAACCCCAGAAACAAGAATAAAGGTCTTCACTGAAAAAAATTGACTCACACATGAAGGCAGATGAGTACATGACACGTGTCTTTCATATACACTTTTATTGCTAACCATGGTTAATTAGTACTACTATGTACTTTCGAATCAATCTATCAATTAACCATCACAAAAACCAATATAATTTAGTGTAAACATGGAATATGAAATTCGAGTAAGTTCTTTGCCGATCTTTCACCTCTTATATATTGTCTATGCCTTATAGCCTCATGCTATGGTCTTCTTTTCAGTACGGGACATCTTATCAATCTCTTCAAGAGCTGCCCATAATTTTGGATCTTCATAATCTTTAATAAGAAAAGTAGGATTTGCTTCCATAAGTAACTCAGATGGATTTCGATTTGCCAAGCCAACAACAGACATTTCAGCTGCCACCCCAGCCTTTATTCCTGAGACAGAATCCTACCCATGGAACAAACATACAATAAGTTTCATTAAGATGAAACTGAGGTTAATTTAAGGGATGCCCAACAAACCTTCAATCTATTATACTATTGTTATGAAACTAATTTTTATAATAGGAAACATAACTCAACTATGCTTATATAGCAGAAAAAACAATAAGTGCCGGAATGCttaatcaaatgccaaaaaacacAAGTTTATTGATAAATGTATAAAATTGCCATGTAGGTATAGTCACGTCATTGACTCACCTTACACACTATTCATGTCACCACTTAAAAGAAAAAGACTCACTTTCTGAACCTAATAACGTCCGATGTCTGTCGCCATGTGACGTGATCATTAGTTTTTTCTTTAAAAAGATTGGGTCGGAAAttgggtttttaatttttttagtgGTGCCGCATGGATAGTTGCTGAAGAGACGACCTACTTATGTTTTTGGGACCAAATTTAGCATTTTCTGGCATTTTTATTTTCTATAATATACAAACATAATGAGTTATTTCTATATTATATAAATTAGTTCTATGAGTTTGGTGCGACAAAGAGAAAGTTGGATGATTGTCCATGAAATGACTTTGATGAATACTGATAAGAAAAACTGAAAGTCAAAAGAAATCATACCTCAAATACAAATGTGTGATCTTTTGATACATTCAACACTTCAAGGGCCTTCAAATAGGGATCAGGATATGGTTTTGCATGTTTGCAGTCACTTCCAAGAATCAGTGCATCAAAGAAATCAGCAAGGCCAAGCTGATTTATACACAGTTCAGCATTTTCTCTAGGTGCATTGGTAACTGCAGCTCGTTTCAGACCACGATCTTCAATCCACTTTCTCAACTTGTAGAGACCATTTAGAGGTTTCAATTGTTCTTTTGCCAACCTATAGTTTCCACCCACAATAGCTATGAGATTGGTGGATTAATGATATTGAACTTATAGTTAAGTTGCATAACACTAATTGAAACGGGATTTAAGTTAAATACACTGAAGAACCAATCTTCTCATATATGATCGACATCTTTCGGAGCCCTTCTTGAACGAATTATTTCTATTGAAAAATAGTAAGCATTATAGAAGTCTTTGATATATTTTGAGGTTACCCTACCGCTATTCAAGGATCCTTTCATGCATTAGTTAAGGTATCAAGGATTATTAATTCTAACTTCAATAGGGCCGCTTCTCCTTTTGATGAATAATTGGCAATTTTAACTTATCAATTTTTATCGATGTCATTTTTCTCTGTACTTTCACATAGGAAGGATCCGATTTTTTACACGATCAATGTGATTTAATATATTGAAGCAGGTTACGAGTTAATGGTTATCATaaagatttaattgtaattattttATAAGTGACCTGATTATGTAATTATTTTTTTACACTAGAAGTTCATACAACTAAACAAACTCATTGAAAAAGACAAGGTATGGTAAGGAAGTTAAATACCTTCTAAACAAAGCTTCCTTGTCATCTAAGAATTTTACACCCCTTTCATGATCATTAGGGAAAAAGACAGAGACAAGATCGTCATTGTGTTTCCCAGAAATAGTCTTGACAAACCACTCCTCATCAACTGGCACACCCCCATTGTAGCCTATCTGTTGAAATTAACACAAATTGCAAATGGAAAGAAAATCGTCACAAAATGACATTCAAAGTTAAAACTTTCTCAGTAGGAAATAAAATCTAGTAATAGTTGGAATGTACCTCCAGAAGCATTTCACAGAATGCAAGATAATGAAATGGATCAGAATCACATAAAGTTCCATCAATGTCAAATAGTACTGCTTGAAGGGGAGCAAGCCTTGCTAGAGAGGAAGCACTGCTAATTAAGACAAAATATAGCAGCAATTAGCTATACTCCATTGATCAAAAAAAGCAAAATCCAACTATAATGAAACCTCTGAAGACTCGACATCTTATCCGTAGTCACATTTGTTATGTATTGAGAGTTGTTATCGTTTGAAGTTAGGCCTACCTACttgttttttttccttccagATACAGGAAAAAGTCATCAAAGATACTATCTGGGAGAAAACATGTGACCAAAACTAATGGAACAAAAAACAGGAAGTGCTTTGAAAAATCTATGTgggaatgatgaaaaagaattgatcattttacatttttcatATACATCAATCAGATTCAACATCTCAAAACTTCCAAGACGTGTGATATGGACagataaataaaatataaatgaagAATTTCAAAATGGTCACTAGGAGAAAATGATTGCAACCCTGCAGCAAGGGAATGAAATTTCAGCTCTCATTCACATAGCAATCAATGGAAATGTTGCAACAACATCACAGCAAGATCAAAATCTTGGTCAAAATACAAGCCGTCCCTTAAAATATAAGCGAAAACGAGAACCAAAAATTTCACCTTTCCTTGGAGTTTTCTCCAGCAGAAGCGGCCATCTTGTTATAATGGATATTACACAATTGTTAAGAGTTGTGTAATAACCTTAGATGAACCAACTTCTACTTGGAAAACTGCCTTGAAGATCAGCTTAAACTTGAAACTACCTCAGAAGCAAAGAAAGGGAAAATAATACTAGAATTCATGGAGACAAATATGATAAACAATGAGGGGTAGAGAAGTCTCAGAATTCTCCTGTACGAGAAAATTGCAAAAAAAGAAGGTTTTTCGTCTGATTTCTAACCAACTCCCTTTACAAGCAATCCCTTTAgacaatttcttttcctttttttctgattaaaaaaaaatagagccTGAAATTGCTGGTTAATGTGAATTGAGCCATAATTTAAACCAAATGAagcattctctctctctcttttttataTTGTAAGCAGAATTAAGAGGGGAACTTAAGATATCTCACTAAGCAACAATTGTTTGGAGAGCATTTCATTCAAATCATCACCCCACCGTTCAATTTATGATTTCTAACCTATTTACATGTTATACAAATTTCTTTACTTTTTCAGATCTTTTAACGTGAACGCCATAAACATAAAACAAACTGTTATTCCTTCTGTTCCATTTAATGAGACAGTATTTGGCTAGGCAAAGTTTAGGggaaaaaaatgataaaatgtcTAGTCTAAAATAAATCATACTTATTTATATAACTATAAATTATCTCATTAGCGTTTATTAATCAAATTACGAAATGTGAAACATAAAATGAGAAAGAAGAAATAGTTCCTCTGTCCAATTTACGTGATACACTTTAATTTTTAGTCTGTGCTTAAAAAATAATgtaaatttttatatttaaaaataatataactttaaactttttatttttactcTTAATTAGATGATTGTAACAAAACAAATACTTTTAGCTCATGTTAGACCAAATATTTTGAaaatctttctttctttcttaaattaCATGGCCTAATCAAACAACATGAATTCAAAGAGAACAAAAAGAGTACCAAAATTGACAATAATAACTAGAAGAAGCCCAATTTGTCAGCTCCAACTACAGCAATACCCTTGCCCTTAACGGACTCAAAAAGCGGCGCCACCATTTTGCGATAATGAACAGGCCGATTCACCTCTTCTTCAACATCAATCTCCACGTTATAGACTTTAACTTCATTAAGCCGATCACCGAGCTTCTCTCCGACTCTAGAAGAGATCTTCGCGTCCCACAAATTGCGAAACCTAGGCACTCGGTTCAGCCTGGCTTTACACTGCGCCGCAAACTCTTGCTCCGATGATGAAGCCATTGCCACGATTGTGTCGGTGGTGGTTGTTGTCACTTGTGCCGTGATTTTACGGCAGGAGAGGCGTAAGCGGAGGAGGTGGCGGCTTCCGGCGGTGGACATTTTACTAGGTTGTATTTGGGTCGGGCTTGGTTTCTAGAGTGATAAAACACTATATTTTAGTTAATTAGCTATATATAGATATCATCTGCTATATTACGAATTgtacgttttctgttgttataagatgtattagatgtatttaagctactgtattcggAAGTCCAGCTattcagttgttgtattcgagtgtattcgactgtattcatgacATGAAATATGAGATTACAACTAggcagattattgtattcgactgtattcacggcgtgaaacaggagattacactgtttttaagtggaaagtgaatcaattaacataataaactcctaatataactcaacaactTAATtacaacacacaaattttgtattttcagttacaAAAAAAGATTCTCacccgaaaaataccccaaaaatatagcaatattcagaaaaattatataatacatctgaatatataaattatattaattaaaaaaaaatatatgaatacattcatggcatatagcaagacagtaaatacaatgaaatacatagaatacaacggaatacattgaaatacaatgaaataaaagacagtgaatacaatgaaatacatggaataaatcgagatacattgaattacaatgaaaaaacagacaatgaaatacatgaaaatacaacgTGATatgttgaaaatacattgaaatatattaacagcaAAAtaaagttgctcagccccaaactccgtcgtctttgttcaagaacaaaccctaatttccggcgaaaCCGCCGTCGAGCAAAAACCCTGAATCGCCACTAGCTATAAGGGTTAATGATGTCTAGACACCCCACTGGGAGATACTCGCCACAAGTCATCCATCACGTTAGCCATGTATCATGGTCGTATTTTACCAATAGAGTTTAATGATACAATGTTTGGAATTAACTAGCTTGAATAATTCGAATCTGAGCAAGTAAAGACAACAAGGGGATAAAGAACCATTTAGAGAAAGATTTTATGATTCCACGAGCCCGAATCATACTTAGAACCTCGACTTTGTCAGTTTAGCCACACCCATTAATGGGTCTTTGTCGATACCTGGTTTAACAAAGGTCGCCGTCGAGGGGCAGCCTGAAAGTATAGTTCACGAAATTGAAGATATGGTTTGATTTCGACATTGATTCAGAGCCCCATGCCACTAATAATGAAAATTTCGTTCGACAATGGAGATGAATCAGTGGAGAATCATGGTTGTATTCATGGAGAAAGATTGGcgttagagagagagagggtggagaaaaatctgaagaatgagagagaaaaataatacaaagcatATTTTATGACTTAAGTgtaggaggtgaccataaatagatatttgactataaaaatcaaaaaatagctatagaatataattttttaaaagggtatttatttaaaataaataaggtatcaacctttatTACAGGACGTAAAAATTCCGtgataaaaataattttgttCACTGGCGTACACAATATATTTGGGCGAAATGCACAAATAGTCCTATTAAGACTGCTATTTAAGATATAGCCAATAGTTACAAAATATTTAAAGTTTAACCGTTTCAGAATCAAATTATAAACCTCGAATTTTTAAATTGAAGTTTTCAGACCTTCGAGTTTAAAGCTCATTCGAGTTTGAAGTTAGACTCAAAGGGGTAgtttggttggaatacgatttatactggtataagttatattgggataagttatgctgggattagttatgctggttgttgtttattcattgtttggtatgttctattaagaatgacaattgcataatttttaagaagaaggtataagttataccggtgctaattaccccacattttataaggtataagttatcccaatattaaaattaataccggcataacttatacctggtttgctaaccaaataAAGTATTAaagtggtattaaatttttatatcatCCTtctaccttcttatacctcatacctcGAAGGTTTGAAGTTTGAATTTAGCCGTACAAACTAAAGGTTTGAACTTGGGTTCTACCAATTCAAAACTTGAGACCTTAAAGTGAAATttataaggggtcgtttggtaggaggtattagaaaaaataatgcaggCATTAGTTCTATGCATTattaataccttgtttggtacattttttcaacatgtgtataactaatacttgtattagttatatatcatacttggtattatcctatgtataagtaatgcatagaaaaccatgtcATTAGTAATGacaaggctattaatgcatgcattaacatggttaaagacaaaattatccttaaagtcccttaaagctagagaatacggagggcatttttgtaaacaactatttttcttaaaaattatgcaatgcattataattttaatacaccacaccaaacagtaAATAAGAAATAATATCTGCATAACTAATATTTGCATTACTAACACATACATTACTAatccatgcattactaatacatctTATTCCATACTATTCTTATACACACTACCGATGGACCCCTAAGTTTGAGTAATAGAGATATTTTTGAatatgaatatattttaaatgTGCCTTAAAATCGACTACCTGGTGCCTTAAAAGATACATGACAAATTTAGCCCTTTTCCCTTAAAACATCTTCGAGTAAATAATAGAGTATAGGTACTTACAATCGTGGAGTACAAATCTAGCTACGGGTTTGATAGAACATGTAAATAATCTACCTCAAACTCAATAACTTATTTTGTCCTAGTTTCCAAAATTCATATACTTAACTAGCATTTGGAcatatatttgattg from Nicotiana sylvestris chromosome 12, ASM39365v2, whole genome shotgun sequence encodes the following:
- the LOC104239571 gene encoding haloacid dehalogenase-like hydrolase domain-containing protein Sgpp isoform X1, with the protein product MAASAGENSKESSASSLARLAPLQAVLFDIDGTLCDSDPFHYLAFCEMLLEIGYNGGVPVDEEWFVKTISGKHNDDLVSVFFPNDHERGVKFLDDKEALFRRLAKEQLKPLNGLYKLRKWIEDRGLKRAAVTNAPRENAELCINQLGLADFFDALILGSDCKHAKPYPDPYLKALEVLNVSKDHTFVFEDSVSGIKAGVAAEMSVVGLANRNPSELLMEANPTFLIKDYEDPKLWAALEEIDKMSRTEKKTIA
- the LOC104239571 gene encoding haloacid dehalogenase-like hydrolase domain-containing protein Sgpp isoform X2 — protein: MAASAGENSKESASSLARLAPLQAVLFDIDGTLCDSDPFHYLAFCEMLLEIGYNGGVPVDEEWFVKTISGKHNDDLVSVFFPNDHERGVKFLDDKEALFRRLAKEQLKPLNGLYKLRKWIEDRGLKRAAVTNAPRENAELCINQLGLADFFDALILGSDCKHAKPYPDPYLKALEVLNVSKDHTFVFEDSVSGIKAGVAAEMSVVGLANRNPSELLMEANPTFLIKDYEDPKLWAALEEIDKMSRTEKKTIA
- the LOC104239570 gene encoding uncharacterized protein; the encoded protein is MSTAGSRHLLRLRLSCRKITAQVTTTTTDTIVAMASSSEQEFAAQCKARLNRVPRFRNLWDAKISSRVGEKLGDRLNEVKVYNVEIDVEEEVNRPVHYRKMVAPLFESVKGKGIAVVGADKLGFF